A window from Citrus sinensis cultivar Valencia sweet orange chromosome 3, DVS_A1.0, whole genome shotgun sequence encodes these proteins:
- the LOC102616787 gene encoding protein SRG1-like, producing the protein MAKVGGSLSVPCVQELAKNATLVVPPRYIRADQDATTIISDDALVSKLPVIDMQSLLSEELMDSELAKLDSACKEWGFFQMVNHGVSSAFLEKVKKEVQEFFNLSMEEKKKYWQRPGDVEGFGQSNVVSEEQKLDWSDTFIMISLPENLRKPHLFPKLPLPLRDTLEVYSMQLKSLAMNLILKMGKVLNIKDQEMRNFFENGMQVMRMNYYPPCPQPEKVVGLTPHSDGCGLTILLQINEVEGLQIKKDRMWIPLTPLPNAFVVNVGDIMEIITNGKYRSIEHRATVNSVHERHSIAAFYYARYDGEVYPASSLISENTPSLFRRLTVEEYLRRRLARELSGKSYLDVLRIQHGRG; encoded by the exons atggccAAGGTTGGAGGTTCTCTGTCTGTGCCTTGTGTCCAAGAATTGGCCAAGAATGCCACGTTAGTTGTCCCTCCCAGGTACATAAGAGCAGACCAAGATGCAACAACCATCATTTCTGATGATGCTTTGGTTTCAAAGTTGCCAGTTATCGATATGCAGAGCTTGCTTTCTGAAGAACTTATGGATTCTGAGTTAGCCAAGCTCGACTCCGCTTGCAAAGAATGGGGATTTTTCCAG ATGGTAAATCACGGAGTGAGCTCTGCATTTCTAGAGAAAGTAAAGAAAGAGGTTCAGGAATTCTTCAATCTCAGcatggaagaaaagaaaaagtattgGCAGCGTCCAGGAGATGTAGAAGGATTTGGACAATCCAATGTTGTATCTGAGGAACAAAAACTTGATTGGAGTGATACTTTCATCATGATCTCTCTTCCAGAAAATTTGAGGAAACCACACTTATTTCCTAAGCTCCCTCTTCCCCTCAG AGACACCTTGGAAGTTTACTCAATGCAGTTAAAATCTCTAGCCATGAATCTGATATTGAAAATGggaaaagttttaaatatcAAAGATCAAGAAATGAGAAACTTCTTTGAAAATGGAATGCAAGTAATGAGGATGAACTATTACCCTCCATGCCCTCAGCCGGAGAAGGTTGTGGGTCTCACGCCTCATTCTGATGGCTGTGGTCTTACCATTCTGCTACAGATCAATGAAGTAGAAGGTCTGCAGATAAAGAAAGATAGAATGTGGATTCCTCTTACTCCCCTCCCAAATGCCTTCGTCGTCAACGTTGGAGACATTATGGAG ATTATAACCAATGGAAAATACCGTAGTATTGAGCATCGTGCAACTGTAAACTCTGTACATGAAAGACACTCCATTGCCGCATTTTACTACGCGAGATACGATGGTGAAGTATACCCAGCATCCAGTTTGATCTCTGAAAATACACCTTCATTGTTTAGAAGATTGACAGTTGAAGAGTACCTCCGGCGCCGGCTTGCTCGTGAGCTTAGTGGAAAATCTTATCTGGATGTCTTGAGAATTCAACACGGTCGAGGCTAG
- the LOC102615722 gene encoding protein SRG1-like, whose amino-acid sequence MAKFRGSLSVPCVQELAKNPTLVVPPRYIRPDQDATTIISDDALVSKLPVIDMQSLLSEESMDSELAKLDSACKEWGFFQMVNHGVSSAFLEKVKKEVHEFFNLSMEEKKKYWQSPEDLEGFGQAFVVSEEQKLDWGDLFFMTTLPVHLRKPHLFPKLPLPLRDTLEVYSMELKSLAMNLILKMGKVLNIKDEEMKNFFENGLQVMRMNYYPPCPQPEKVVGLTPHSDGPALTILLQINEVEGLQIKKDGVWIPVTPLPNAFIVNIGDIMEIITNGKYRSIEHRATVNSVQERLSVGTFYYMRYDGEVYPASSLISEKAPALFRRLTVEEYLSGRFARELRGKSYLDVLRIQHGQG is encoded by the exons atggcCAAATTTCGAGGCTCTCTTTCTGTGCCTTGTGTTCAAGAATTGGCCAAGAATCCTACTTTAGTTGTCCCTCCCAGGTACATAAGACCAGACCAAGATGCAACAACCATCATTTCTGATGATGCTTTGGTTTCAAAGTTGCCAGTTATCGATATGCAGAGCTTGCTTTCTGAAGAATCTATGGATTCTGAGTTAGCCAAGCTCGACTCTGCTTGCAAAGAATGGGGATTTTTCCAG ATGGTAAATCATGGAGTGAGCTCTGCATTTCTAGAGAAAGTAAAGAAGGAGGTTCACGAATTCTTCAACCTCAGcatggaagaaaagaaaaaatattggcAGAGTCCAGAAGATCTAGAAGGATTTGGACAAGCCTTTGTTGTATCTGAGGAACAAAAGCTTGACTGGGGAGACCTGTTCTTCATGACCACTCTTCCTGTCCATCTGAGGAAACCCCACTTGTTTCCTAAGCTCCCTCTTCCCCTCAG AGACACCTTGGAAGTTTACTCGATGGAGTTAAAATCTCTAGCCATGAATCTGATATTGAAAATGGGAAAAGTTTTAAACATCAAAGacgaagaaatgaaaaacttcTTTGAAAATGGACTGCAAGTAATGAGGATGAACTATTACCCTCCATGTCCTCAGCCTGAGAAGGTTGTGGGTCTCACGCCTCATTCTGATGGCCCTGCTCTTACCATTCTGCTACAGATCAATGAAGTAGAAGGTCTCCAGATAAAGAAAGatggagtgtggattcctgtTACTCCCCTCCCAAATGCTTTCATCGTTAACATTGGAGACATTATGGAg ATTATAACCAATGGGAAATACCGTAGTATTGAGCATCGTGCAACTGTAAATTCTGTACAAGAAAGACTCTCTGTTGGCACATTTTACTACATGAGATATGATGGTGAAGTCTACCCAGCATCCAGTTTGATCTCAGAAAAAGCACCTGCATTGTTTAGAAGATTGACAGTAGAAGAATACCTCAGTGGTAGGTTTGCTCGTGAGCTTAGGGGAAAATCTTATCTGGATGTCTTGAGAATTCAACATGGTCAAGGCTAA
- the LOC102615418 gene encoding protein SRG1-like: MAEYGGSLLVPSVKELAENPMVAVPPRYIRPKHDAPVISDNTLISKFPVIDMESLLSEGSMDSELAKLDFACREWGFFQLVNHGVSLALVDKVKKEIQEFFNLSMEEKKKYWQYPGEVEGFGQAFVVSEEQKLDWGDLFFMTTLPVHLRKPHLFPKLHPSLRDTLEVYSMEVNALAMNLISGMAKVLHIKDEEVREFFENGLQSMRMNYYPPCPQPEKVTGLTPHSDAVALTILLQINEAEGLQIKKDGKWFPIRPLPNAFIVNIGDVLEVITNGVYPSIEHRAVVNSEQERLSIATFHTVNYDGEVGPAPSLITEKTPALFRRVTTEEFLKALFSRELHEKSHLDYMRIQHSQG, translated from the exons atggcCGAGTACGGAGGTTCTTTGCTTGTCCCTTCTGTTAAAGAATTAGCCGAGAATCCTATGGTGGCTGTTCCTCCCAGATACATACGTCCTAAGCACGATGCACCTGTCATTTCTGATAATACTTTGATCTCAAAGTTCCCCGTTATTGACATGGAGAGCTTGCTTTCCGAAGGATCAATGGATTCTGAATTGGCCAAGCTTGACTTTGCTTGCAGAGAATGGGGTTTTTTCCAG TTGGTCAATCATGGAGTGAGCTTGGCGTTAGTAGACAAAGTGAAGAAAGAGATACAGGAATTCTTCAATCTCAGCatggaagagaagaaaaaatattggcAGTATCCTGGAGAAGTAGAAGGATTTGGACAAGCCTTTGTTGTATCTGAGGAACAAAAGCTTGACTGGGGAGACCTGTTCTTCATGACCACTCTTCCCGTCCATCTGAGGAAACCCCACTTGTTTCCTAAGCTCCATCCTTCTCTCAg GGATACGTTGGAAGTTTACTCAATGGAAGTAAATGCTCTAGCGATGAATTTAATATCGGGAATGGCAAAAGTCTTACATATCAAGGACGAGGAAGTGAGAGAATTCTTCGAAAATGGATTGCAATCAATGAGGATGAACTATTATCCTCCATGTCCTCAACCGGAGAAAGTTACGGGCCTTACGCCCCATTCTGATGCCGTTGCACTTACCATTCTCCTACAAATCAATGAAGCTGAAGGTCTCCAGATTAAGAAGGATGGAAAGTGGTTTCCTATTAGGCCGCTGCCAAATGCTTTTATTGTCAACATTGGAGACGTGCTGGAG GTAATAACCAATGGAGTATACCCTAGCATTGAGCATCGTGCTGTAGTAAACTCTGAGCAAGAAAGACTCTCCATTGCCACATTTCACACGGTGAATTATGATGGTGAAGTGGGTCCAGCACCCAGTTTGATCACTGAGAAAACACCAGCATTGTTCAGAAGAGTGACAACTGAAGAGTTCCTCAAGGCCCTCTTCTCTCGTGAGCTTCACGAAAAATCTCATCTGGATTACATGAGAATACAACACAGTCAGGGCTAA
- the LOC127900590 gene encoding uncharacterized protein LOC127900590, translated as MSFEGTTSPSNSNNEGSSGSKETISENPGSWGVYYDFKPKLLKWVETALANSCSCRDPLSTCNLVESHPLSDACAMEDAMIGVLNRKRPRPNVAKGGHDKEALIGKQVNIVEKVSPLKTLPHHPNAGETSGTASGIGPTASPPPAKVDCYDCKMKEDIQSAKSKADAAEKKTRDLNLENLKLIKQASLAQAKAIILEEELSKVKEDLETQKVFYETQLVSLRTSHHGCSRKAAP; from the exons ATGTCTTTTGAAGGAACCACCTCGCCTAGCAACAGTAACAATGAGGGATCTTCTGGTTCAAAGGAAACCATAAGTGAGAACCCAG GTTCTTGGGGTGTATATTATGACTTTAAGCCTAAATTACTCAAGTGGGTCGAGACTGCGTTGGCAAATTCTTGCTCGTGTAGAGACCCACTGTCTACTTGCAACTTGGTTGAGTCTCACCCGTTATCTGACGCTTGTGCTATGGAGGATGCTATGATTGGGGTTTTGAACCGAAAACGTCCTCGCCCTAATGTTGCTAAGGGAGGTCACGACAAAGAGGCTCTCATTGGAAAGCAAGTCAATATTGTAGAGAAAGTCTCCCCTTTGAAGACATTGCCACATCATCCTAATGCCGGTGAAACTAGTGGAACTGCAAGCGGCATTGGTCCCACTGCTTCCCCTCCACCA GCGAAGGTCGACTGTTATGACTGTAAGATGAAAGAAGACATTCAGTCAGCTAAAAGCAAAGCTGACGCTGCAGAGAAGAAAACTAGAGACCTCAACCTCGAGAACTTAAAATTGATAAAGCAAGCCTCTCTTGCGCAGGCGAAGGCTATCATTCTCGAGGAGGAGTTGAGCAAGGTTAAGGAGGATTTAGAGACACAAAAGGTTTTCTATGAGACTCAATTGGTGTCACTCCGTACCTCGCATCATGGCTGTTCTCGAAAAGCAGCACCCTGA
- the LOC127900981 gene encoding protein SRG1-like yields the protein MAKYGGSLLVPSVQELAENPMVAVPPRYIRPEQDAPVISDNTLISKFPVIDMQSLLSEESVDSELANLDFACREWGFFQLVNHGVSLALVDKVKKEIQEFFNLSMEEKKKYWQYPGEVEGFGQAFVVSEEQRLDWGDLFFMTTLPVHLRKPHLFPKLPPSLRDTLEVYSTEVNALAMNLISRMAKVLHIKDEEVREFFENGLQSMRMNYYPPCPQPGKVMGLTPHSDSVALTILLQINEAEGLQIKKDGKWFPVRPLPNAFIVNIGDMLEVITNGVYPSIEHRAVVNSEQERLSIATFHLVKYDGEVGPAPSLITEKTPALFRRVTTEEFLKAVFSRELHEKSLLDYMRIEHSQV from the exons atggCCAAGTACGGAGGTTCTTTGCTTGTTCCTTCTGTTCAAGAATTAGCCGAGAATCCTATGGTAGCTGTTCCTCCCAGATACATACGTCCTGAGCAAGATGCACCTGTCATTTCTGACAATACTTTGATCTCAAAGTTTCCAGTTATTGACATGCAGAGCTTGCTTTCTGAAGAATCAGTGGATTCTGAATTGGCCAACCTTGACTTCGCTTGCAGAGAATGGGGTTTTTTCCAG TTGGTCAATCATGGAGTGAGTTTGGCGTTAGTAGACAAAGTGAAGAAAGAGATACAGGAATTCTTCAATCTCAGCatggaagagaagaaaaaatattggcAGTATCCCGGAGAAGTAGAAGGATTTGGACAAGCCTTTGTTGTATCTGAGGAACAAAGGCTTGACTGGGGAGACCTGTTCTTCATGACCACTCTTCCTGTCCATCTGAGGAAACCCCACTTGTTTCCTAAGCTCCCTCCTTCTCTCAg GGATACGTTGGAAGTTTACTCAACGGAAGTAAATGCTCTAGCGATGAATTTAATATCGAGAATGGCAAAAGTCTTACATATCAAGGATGAGGAAGTGAGAGAATTCTTCGAAAATGGATTGCAATCAATGAGGATGAACTATTATCCTCCATGTCCTCAACCGGGGAAAGTTATGGGCCTTACACCCCATTCTGATAGCGTTGCACTTACCATTCTCCTACAAATCAATGAAGCTGAAGGTCTCCAGATTAAGAAGGATGGAAAGTGGTTTCCTGTTCGGCCGCTGCCAAATGCTTTTATTGTCAACATTGGAGACATGCTGGAG GTAATAACGAATGGAGTATACCCTAGCATTGAGCATCGTGCAGTAGTAAACTCTGAGCAAGAAAGACTCTCCATTGCCACTTTTCACTTGGTGAAATATGATGGTGAAGTAGGTCCAGCACCCAGTTTGATCACTGAGAAAACACCAGCATTGTTCAGAAGAGTGACAACTGAAGAGTTCCTCAAGGCCGTCTTCTCTCGTGAGCTTCACGAAAAATCTCTTTTGGATTACATGAGAATAGAACACAGTCAGGTCTAA